One region of Pogona vitticeps strain Pit_001003342236 chromosome 1, PviZW2.1, whole genome shotgun sequence genomic DNA includes:
- the NGB gene encoding neuroglobin produces MESDGGLSSTDQQLIRESWRKVSESPLEHGLVLFARLFDLDPDLLPLFQYNCKKFSTPQECLSSPEFLEHIRKVMLVIDAAVTHLENLHCLEEYLTNLGKKHQAVGVKVESFSTVGESVLYMLEKCHGPAFNLNVREAWTKLYSTVVKTMSSGWEVSKKVE; encoded by the exons ATGGAGAGCGACGGCGGGCTTTCCAGCACAGACCAGCAGCTGATCCGAGAGAGCTGGCGGAAAGTGAGCGAGAGCCCTTTGGAGCACGGCCTGGTCCTCTTCGccag GTTGTTTGATTTGGACCCTGACCTATTACCACTTTTCCAGTACAACTGCAAGAAGTTTTCTACTCCTCAGGAATGTCTCTCATCACCTGAGTTTTTGGAGCACATTAGAAAG GTGATGCTGGTAATAGATGCAGCTGTAACCCATTTGGAGAATCTACACTGTCTAGAGGAATACCTTACCAATCTGGGTAAGAAACACCAAGCAGTTGGTGTGAAAGTGGAGTCTTTTTCG ACTGTGGGGGAATCCGTGTTGTATATGCTGGAAAAATGCCATGGGCCTGCCTTTAATCTGAATGTTCGGGAGGCGTGGACCAAGCTGTATAGCACTGTGGTGAAAACCATGAGCAGTGGCTGGGAAGTTTCTAAAAAGGTGGAATAA